Proteins co-encoded in one Brassica rapa cultivar Chiifu-401-42 chromosome A02, CAAS_Brap_v3.01, whole genome shotgun sequence genomic window:
- the LOC103852806 gene encoding disease resistance protein RPP5 isoform X1 codes for MASSSSSSATPAPKFDVFLSFRGPDTRKNFVSHLYAALCRKGLYTYKDDEEMEKGGLIPDELIKAIKTSRFFIVVISENFDNSYWCLEELRAIMEVEAVKRKEDINVLIPIFYRVKPGRINRENLAAAFSDMKHPPMEETAMINEWENTLSQLANRASYIFSTRVDEATRIEEVVQKISDWWFSGQERDHADIVGIRSHMERLASLLEMESDDEVRIVGISGMEGVGKTTIADYLYSQFSRQFAASCFVDVKKKYEEGGQLYLEQYVLSVILGTGSNNLERMRTRSHHIKQKLRNRKVFVVLDDVDKVEQIHGLAKDKSWFGPGSRIIITTRDKGLLDTCGVQFVYPVKCLSAEDASQMFKQIVFKGSDPPAGFEQLLTRVSRLAYGLPSAIKTVAERSLCKWRSKTKDEWEKLVRKYEEAPFQNIVKILKSSYADLSLVDKIAFLYVACLFNGDDIKRVSNLLDDGESSIQVLVDKSLVDISAQGCINMNKLVENMGRETVVEESDLTPTKQRILWDPQIIYHVLRDKTGTESIKGLALSMCMMPDVLDIERRSFRKMHNMKYLKFHTRNKTSKLQLSPTARLPHMLKLLVWDAYPLSTLPSGFSSGCLVELTLRCSNLQFLWKTNLDLGKLKRLDVSESKELEELPDLSSAIQLEELAVEGCKSLTYLKDLPQSLNFLNAHGCSSLETVSLHSNHSIKHIDLSDCSRLNNDQELITHFLTQGQHDQEFQTLLRFACIPQTTMPSYFENCCPRLSPNLMGFSAGIMVACSGPYHLQFLESSYSWNREEPSITLKPQLYPDLERVEEEAMNYLVIIQVLSSINNNQPCKFLLELPSRFYSPPIEIKEGRVHMFH; via the exons ATGGCGTCGTCTTCGTCATCGTCTGCAACTCCGGCACCGAAGTTTGATGTGTTCCTAAGCTTTCGAGGACCAGACACCCGCAAAAACTTTGTCAGCCATTTATACGCGGCACTTTGTAGAAAGGGTTTATATACTTATAAAGACGATGAGGAGATGGAGAAGGGAGGCTTGATTCCAGACGAACTCATCAAAGCCATCAAGACTTCCAGGTTCTTCATAGTTGTAATCTCAGAAAACTTTGATAATTCATACTGGTGCTTGGAGGAGCTCCGGGCTATAATGGAGGTGGAAGCGGTCAAGCGAAAGGAAGACATCAATGTGCTGATTCCAATCTTCTATAGAGTTAAACCAGGTCGCATCAATCGCGAAAACTTAGCCGCTGCGTTTTCTGACATGAAACATCCACCGATGGAGGAAACGGCTATGATTAACGAATGGGAAAATACTCTCAGTCAACTAGCCAATAGGGCAAGCTACATCTTCAGCACCCG TGTGGACGAGGCAACCAGGATTGAAGAGGTTGTCCAAAAAATATCAGATTGGTGGTTCAGTGGGCAGGAGAGAGATCATGCCGATATAGTTGGGATAAGAAGTCACATGGAACGCTTAGCTTCTCTGTTGGAAATGGAATCCGACGACGAGGTTCGAATCGTAGGAATCTCGGGAATGGAAGGAGTAGGTAAAACCACCATTGCAGATTATCTCTACAGCCAGTTTTCCAGACAGTTCGCAGCATCATGTTTTGTCGATGTTAAGAAGAAGTATGAAGAGGGAGGTCAACTGTACCTGGAGCAATACGTCCTCTCAGTAATTCTCGGTACTGGAAGTAACAATCTGGAAAGGATGAGAACTAGATCCCATCACATAAAACAGAAACTTAGGAACCGGAAAGTGTTTGTTGTGCTTGATGATGTCGATAAAGTGGAGCAAATACATGGCCTGGCAAAAGACAAGAGCTGGTTTGGCCCGGGGAGCCGTATCATCATAACCACACGAGACAAGGGTCTGCTCGACACATGCGGGGTACAATTTGTGTATCCAGTAAAATGCTTGAGCGCAGAAGATGCCTCCCAGATGTTTAAGCAGATTGTTTTTAAAGGAAGCGATCCTCCTGCTGGTTTCGAGCAACTCTTGACCAGAGTTTCTCGGCTTGCCTATGGCCTTCCCTCTGCCATTAAAACTGTAGCTGAAAGATCATTGTGTAAATGGCGCAGTAAGACCAAAGACGAATGGGAAAAATTAGTGCGCAAGTATGAAGAAGCTCCTTTCCAGAATATTGTGAAGATTTTGAAAAGCAGCTATGCAGATCTGTCCCTAGTGGATAAAATTGCTTTCCTTTATGTTGCATGTCTGTTTAACGGAGACGATATCAAACGTGTGAGTAATCTTCTTGATGATGGTGAATCTAGCATTCAAGTTTTAGTGGATAAATCTCTCGTCGACATATCAGCTCAGGGATGTATAAACATGAATAAACTAGTAGAAAATATGGGAAGAGAAACCGTTGTTGAAGAATCTGATCTTACCCCGACAAAACAAAGAATTTTATGGGATCCTCAGATCATCTACCACGTCCTGCGAGACAAAACA GGTACAGAAAGCATTAAAGGCCTAGCACTATCCATGTGTATGATGCCTGACGTGTTAGATATTGAGAGAAGAAGTTTTAGGAAGATGCATAATATGAAGTATCTCAAGTTCCACACGCGCAATAAAACATCCAAGTTGCAGCTTTCACCCACAGCCAGGCTACCCCACATGCTTAAGCTACTAGTTTGGGATGCCTATCCATTGTCAACCCTACCTTCCGGATTTTCCTCCGGCTGTCTCGTTGAACTCACTCTGCGTTGCAGCAATCTTCAGTTCCTCTGGAAGACAAATCTG GACCTTGGCAAGTTGAAGAGACTAGATGTGAGCGAATCCAAGGAACTGGAAGAACTTCCAGATCTTTCAAGTGCAATTCAACTTGAGGAATTGGCTGTGGAAGGCTGCAAGAGTCTTACATATCTCAAAGATCTTCCACAGAGCCTCAACTTTCTGAATGCACACGGCTGCAGTTCCTTGGAGACTGTTTCCTTACACTCCAATCACTCGATAAAACACATCGATCTTAGCGATTGCTCCCGACTGAACAATGATCAAGAGCTGATCACTCACTTCCTAACCCAGGGACAACATGACCAAGAg TTTCAGACTTTGCTGCGATTTGCTTGCATACCGCAAACTACAATGCCCAGTTACTTCGAAAACTGCTGCCCTCGGCTCTCCCCCAACCTTATGGGTTTCTCTGCCGGTATCATGGTTGCTTGCAGCGGACCCTACCATCTCCAGTTTTTGGAGTCTTCTTATAGTTGGAACCGCGAGGAACCTTCGATTACTCTCAAACCACAGCTTTACCCGGATTTGGAGAGGGTGGAAGAGGAAGCTATGAATTACCTAGTAATCATCCAAGTCTTAAGTAGCATAAATAACAACCAACCTTGCAAGTTTCTACTTGAACTTCCATCCAGGTTTTACTCTCCACCCATCGAGATAAAAGAAGGTAGAGTTCACATGTTCCATTGA
- the LOC103852806 gene encoding disease resistance protein RPP5 isoform X2 translates to MASSSSSSATPAPKFDVFLSFRGPDTRKNFVSHLYAALCRKGLYTYKDDEEMEKGGLIPDELIKAIKTSRFFIVVISENFDNSYWCLEELRAIMEVEAVKRKEDINVLIPIFYRVKPGRINRENLAAAFSDMKHPPMEETAMINEWENTLSQLANRASYIFSTRVDEATRIEEVVQKISDWWFSGQERDHADIVGIRSHMERLASLLEMESDDEVRIVGISGMEGVGKTTIADYLYSQFSRQFAASCFVDVKKKYEEGGQLYLEQYVLSVILGTGSNNLERMRTRSHHIKQKLRNRKVFVVLDDVDKVEQIHGLAKDKSWFGPGSRIIITTRDKGLLDTCGVQFVYPVKCLSAEDASQMFKQIVFKGSDPPAGFEQLLTRVSRLAYGLPSAIKTVAERSLCKWRSKTKDEWEKLVRKYEEAPFQNIVKILKSSYADLSLVDKIAFLYVACLFNGDDIKRVSNLLDDGESSIQVLVDKSLVDISAQGCINMNKLVENMGRETVVEESDLTPTKQRILWDPQIIYHVLRDKTGTESIKGLALSMCMMPDVLDIERRSFRKMHNMKYLKFHTRNKTSKLQLSPTARLPHMLKLLVWDAYPLSTLPSGFSSGCLVELTLRCSNLQFLWKTNLDLGKLKRLDVSESKELEELPDLSSAIQLEELAVEGCKSLTYLKDLPQSLNFLNAHGCSSLETVSLHSNHSIKHIDLSDCSRLNNDQELITHFLTQGQHDQETLLRFACIPQTTMPSYFENCCPRLSPNLMGFSAGIMVACSGPYHLQFLESSYSWNREEPSITLKPQLYPDLERVEEEAMNYLVIIQVLSSINNNQPCKFLLELPSRFYSPPIEIKEGRVHMFH, encoded by the exons ATGGCGTCGTCTTCGTCATCGTCTGCAACTCCGGCACCGAAGTTTGATGTGTTCCTAAGCTTTCGAGGACCAGACACCCGCAAAAACTTTGTCAGCCATTTATACGCGGCACTTTGTAGAAAGGGTTTATATACTTATAAAGACGATGAGGAGATGGAGAAGGGAGGCTTGATTCCAGACGAACTCATCAAAGCCATCAAGACTTCCAGGTTCTTCATAGTTGTAATCTCAGAAAACTTTGATAATTCATACTGGTGCTTGGAGGAGCTCCGGGCTATAATGGAGGTGGAAGCGGTCAAGCGAAAGGAAGACATCAATGTGCTGATTCCAATCTTCTATAGAGTTAAACCAGGTCGCATCAATCGCGAAAACTTAGCCGCTGCGTTTTCTGACATGAAACATCCACCGATGGAGGAAACGGCTATGATTAACGAATGGGAAAATACTCTCAGTCAACTAGCCAATAGGGCAAGCTACATCTTCAGCACCCG TGTGGACGAGGCAACCAGGATTGAAGAGGTTGTCCAAAAAATATCAGATTGGTGGTTCAGTGGGCAGGAGAGAGATCATGCCGATATAGTTGGGATAAGAAGTCACATGGAACGCTTAGCTTCTCTGTTGGAAATGGAATCCGACGACGAGGTTCGAATCGTAGGAATCTCGGGAATGGAAGGAGTAGGTAAAACCACCATTGCAGATTATCTCTACAGCCAGTTTTCCAGACAGTTCGCAGCATCATGTTTTGTCGATGTTAAGAAGAAGTATGAAGAGGGAGGTCAACTGTACCTGGAGCAATACGTCCTCTCAGTAATTCTCGGTACTGGAAGTAACAATCTGGAAAGGATGAGAACTAGATCCCATCACATAAAACAGAAACTTAGGAACCGGAAAGTGTTTGTTGTGCTTGATGATGTCGATAAAGTGGAGCAAATACATGGCCTGGCAAAAGACAAGAGCTGGTTTGGCCCGGGGAGCCGTATCATCATAACCACACGAGACAAGGGTCTGCTCGACACATGCGGGGTACAATTTGTGTATCCAGTAAAATGCTTGAGCGCAGAAGATGCCTCCCAGATGTTTAAGCAGATTGTTTTTAAAGGAAGCGATCCTCCTGCTGGTTTCGAGCAACTCTTGACCAGAGTTTCTCGGCTTGCCTATGGCCTTCCCTCTGCCATTAAAACTGTAGCTGAAAGATCATTGTGTAAATGGCGCAGTAAGACCAAAGACGAATGGGAAAAATTAGTGCGCAAGTATGAAGAAGCTCCTTTCCAGAATATTGTGAAGATTTTGAAAAGCAGCTATGCAGATCTGTCCCTAGTGGATAAAATTGCTTTCCTTTATGTTGCATGTCTGTTTAACGGAGACGATATCAAACGTGTGAGTAATCTTCTTGATGATGGTGAATCTAGCATTCAAGTTTTAGTGGATAAATCTCTCGTCGACATATCAGCTCAGGGATGTATAAACATGAATAAACTAGTAGAAAATATGGGAAGAGAAACCGTTGTTGAAGAATCTGATCTTACCCCGACAAAACAAAGAATTTTATGGGATCCTCAGATCATCTACCACGTCCTGCGAGACAAAACA GGTACAGAAAGCATTAAAGGCCTAGCACTATCCATGTGTATGATGCCTGACGTGTTAGATATTGAGAGAAGAAGTTTTAGGAAGATGCATAATATGAAGTATCTCAAGTTCCACACGCGCAATAAAACATCCAAGTTGCAGCTTTCACCCACAGCCAGGCTACCCCACATGCTTAAGCTACTAGTTTGGGATGCCTATCCATTGTCAACCCTACCTTCCGGATTTTCCTCCGGCTGTCTCGTTGAACTCACTCTGCGTTGCAGCAATCTTCAGTTCCTCTGGAAGACAAATCTG GACCTTGGCAAGTTGAAGAGACTAGATGTGAGCGAATCCAAGGAACTGGAAGAACTTCCAGATCTTTCAAGTGCAATTCAACTTGAGGAATTGGCTGTGGAAGGCTGCAAGAGTCTTACATATCTCAAAGATCTTCCACAGAGCCTCAACTTTCTGAATGCACACGGCTGCAGTTCCTTGGAGACTGTTTCCTTACACTCCAATCACTCGATAAAACACATCGATCTTAGCGATTGCTCCCGACTGAACAATGATCAAGAGCTGATCACTCACTTCCTAACCCAGGGACAACATGACCAAGAg ACTTTGCTGCGATTTGCTTGCATACCGCAAACTACAATGCCCAGTTACTTCGAAAACTGCTGCCCTCGGCTCTCCCCCAACCTTATGGGTTTCTCTGCCGGTATCATGGTTGCTTGCAGCGGACCCTACCATCTCCAGTTTTTGGAGTCTTCTTATAGTTGGAACCGCGAGGAACCTTCGATTACTCTCAAACCACAGCTTTACCCGGATTTGGAGAGGGTGGAAGAGGAAGCTATGAATTACCTAGTAATCATCCAAGTCTTAAGTAGCATAAATAACAACCAACCTTGCAAGTTTCTACTTGAACTTCCATCCAGGTTTTACTCTCCACCCATCGAGATAAAAGAAGGTAGAGTTCACATGTTCCATTGA